Proteins from one Alphaproteobacteria bacterium genomic window:
- a CDS encoding EscU/YscU/HrcU family type III secretion system export apparatus switch protein, with protein MADRPTYSSSNKPEKQQKAVALEYVVDKDSAPRITASGQGNIAEQILQIAFANDIKVREDADLVEILSVMEVDSVIPLEAYAAVGEILTYVYKANAQSARLSPAAPRKTDSIHTEPAQGDTYEQ; from the coding sequence ATGGCAGACCGTCCCACATATTCATCTTCAAACAAACCAGAAAAGCAGCAAAAAGCTGTTGCACTGGAATATGTCGTTGATAAAGATTCTGCCCCACGCATAACCGCAAGCGGGCAGGGGAATATTGCGGAGCAAATATTGCAAATTGCATTTGCCAATGACATCAAGGTGCGCGAAGATGCAGACTTAGTAGAAATACTTTCGGTGATGGAAGTGGATTCCGTTATCCCCCTCGAGGCATATGCTGCGGTGGGTGAGATTTTGACCTATGTATATAAAGCCAATGCGCAAAGCGCACGCCTGTCGCCAGCGGCGCCACGCAAGACGGATAGTATACATACAGAACCAGCGCAGGGAGATACCTATGAGCAATAA
- the flgB gene encoding flagellar basal body rod protein FlgB, which produces MAHLSERQDVLSQNIANVDTPGYKPKDLKELEFKDMVRSESNRLQLRATSPDHQSSSQRPAEFRTVKMKTTYEHSPMKNHVVVEEQMMKVAETKLQYDMTTNLYKKMSDMFKTAIGNR; this is translated from the coding sequence ATGGCGCACCTTAGCGAGCGTCAGGATGTGCTTTCGCAAAATATCGCTAATGTTGACACCCCGGGCTATAAACCCAAAGATCTAAAAGAGCTGGAATTTAAAGACATGGTACGCAGCGAATCTAATCGCTTACAATTGCGCGCCACCAGCCCAGACCATCAATCTTCCAGCCAGCGTCCGGCAGAGTTCAGAACGGTAAAAATGAAAACCACCTACGAACATTCGCCCATGAAAAATCATGTGGTTGTGGAAGAGCAGATGATGAAAGTCGCTGAAACAAAACTGCAATATGACATGACTACCAATTTATACAAAAAAATGTCGGATATGTTCAAAACCGCCATTGGTAACCGCTGA
- a CDS encoding carbon storage regulator, with translation MLYLSRKVGESVIINNSIELTVVEVRGKTAKIGFTFPSEVTVLRKEIHDKITQANKDAMSGGSDDDILSATGGLNLDAE, from the coding sequence ATGCTTTATCTATCCCGAAAAGTGGGCGAATCGGTTATTATCAATAACAGCATCGAATTAACGGTGGTTGAAGTGCGCGGTAAAACTGCCAAAATTGGCTTTACGTTTCCTTCAGAAGTCACGGTTTTGCGCAAAGAAATTCACGATAAAATTACTCAGGCCAACAAAGACGCAATGTCGGGCGGGTCGGATGACGATATTCTTTCAGCTACTGGCGGGCTAAACCTAGATGCCGAATAA
- a CDS encoding flagellar biosynthetic protein FliO translates to MEYVQIGQFFAAFALVVGLIGLLGIALRKYGNPAMRIRRKSEARLSIVETLPIDARSRLLLVRRDDMEHLIVKSGDRFEVIEVDIPCNDEEEDTGPSLIISNKERLAHASE, encoded by the coding sequence ATGGAATATGTGCAAATAGGTCAGTTTTTTGCCGCATTTGCCCTCGTAGTGGGGTTAATAGGGTTGCTGGGTATTGCGCTGCGTAAATATGGCAACCCTGCGATGCGTATACGCCGTAAAAGCGAAGCCAGATTAAGCATTGTGGAAACACTTCCTATAGATGCGCGAAGTCGCTTGTTGTTGGTACGCCGCGATGATATGGAACATTTAATAGTAAAATCCGGTGATCGCTTCGAAGTGATTGAGGTTGATATTCCATGTAACGATGAGGAAGAAGACACCGGCCCCAGCTTGATTATTTCTAATAAGGAGCGTCTTGCCCATGCAAGCGAATAA